One window of the Prionailurus bengalensis isolate Pbe53 chromosome E1, Fcat_Pben_1.1_paternal_pri, whole genome shotgun sequence genome contains the following:
- the CE1H17orf80 gene encoding uncharacterized protein C17orf80 homolog isoform X1 gives MEVCPYCKKPFKRLKSHLPHCKMIRPTLPADHKACQSKLATRPHATSRKRPITDLNNTKERELETRSEKRNTKLIKDKPERTVKSFPLPAVGLERASNTKADEYLKNRVRCSLKMLKDTEPKVAFQGETKAQFYASENTTPNKELPKDLPPSGESRIKLSETKASLPLGPVEASSSNQDRKPSALPSDVQTTSPDLRLDKTDPPRQKLLVKLVGTANGDYRSSPMNLHHGIERVRTSLSSNETESKARDHLSEVSSDVRDPEIQEKRMESQFLNFKVSPLGEIHVRENQGEGLDLGVEARGSTGNAEESVSVTDMQERAKNFSGGDSATEKKCRDEGPDLNSFTARETTCGELLSVSQSYNQNLASLAVRFFQEEKAAACSPHRVPDVKVFTERSERAPLPHGPGCGPQASRPGCQQPSHSVLLHASDSPFSQVGVAGRKGLSSSLGLEWFPELYPGYLGLGVLPGKPQYWNAVAQKPQLISPQGERLSQVPLLERSSTALRSLGPPTRLTPSSLSLMRLLGAVQKGWVRCSTTVRSGVGGVTMLFTGYFVLWCSWSFRHLKLQRWRK, from the exons ATGGAAGTGTGTCCTTACTGTAAGAAGCCATTTAAACGATTAAAATCCCACTTGCCACACTGTAAGATGATAAGGCCGACTCTACCTGCTGATCACAAAGCTTGTCAGTCCAAGCTAGCTACACGCCCACATGCCACAAGCAGGAAAAGACCAATCACAGATTTAAATAACACTAAAGAGAGAGAATTAGAGACCAggagtgaaaaaagaaataccaagttGATAAAGGACAAACCAGAACGGACAGTGAAGTCTTTTCCACTACCGGCCGTTGGTTTAGAAAGAGCAAGTAACACAAAGGCAGATGAATACCTCAAGAATCGAGTTCGGTGCTCCCTCAAAATGCTAAAAGATACTGAACCAAAGGTTGCTTTCCAGggagaaaccaaggctcagtTTTATGCATCAGAAAATACCACTCCTAACAAAGAACTTCCCAAAGATTTGCCTCCATCGGGGGAGAGTAGAATTAAGCTTTCAGAAACCAAAGCATCTTTACCTCTTGGCCCAGTAGAAGCTTCTTCATCAAATCAAGATAGAAAACCTTCAGCCTTACCCAGTGACGTACAGACCACTTCTCCTGATTTAAGATTGGACAAAACTGATCCCCCAAGACAGAAACTTCTAGTAAAGTTAGTAGGTACAGCTAATGGTGATTATCGTAGTTCTCCCATGAATCTCCATCATGGGATTGAAAGAGTAAGAACGTCCTTGTCAAGCAATGAGACAGAGTCCAAGGCCAGGGACCACCTCTCAGAAGTCTCTAGTGATGTTAGAGACCCTGAGAttcaagaaaagagaatggaatcacaatttttaaattttaaagttagcCCGTTAGGTGAAATCCACGTCAGGGAGAACCAAGGGGAAGGACTTGACCTTGGAGTAGAGGCACGTGGGAGCACCGGAAATGCAGAGGAAAGTGTATCTGTGACAGACATGCAGGAACGGGCAAAGAACTTCAGTGGTGGTGATTCGGCCACAGAGAAGAAATGTCGAGACGAAGGTCCCGACTTAAATTCGTTCACTGCAAGGGAGACGACTTGCGGTGAGCTACTTTCTGTATCACAGTCGTATAATCAAAATCTGGCCTCTCTGGCTGTCCGATTTtttcaggaagagaaagcagCAGCCTGCAGTCCTCACCGAGTCCCTGATGTGAAGGTGTTCACAGAGCGTAGTGAGCGAGCTCCTCTGCCGCACGGACCGGGCTGTGGGCCCCAGGCGTCACGACCTGGGTGCCAGCAGCCTTCACATTCAGTCCTGCTCCACGCCTCTGACAGCCCCTTCAGTCAGGTGGGCGTGGCTGGCAGGAAGGGCCTCTCAAGCTCCCTGGGCCTGGAGTGGTTTCCAGAGCTCTATCCTGGTTATCTTGGACTGGGGGTGTTGCCAGGGAAGCCCCAGTATTGGAATGCAGTGGCCCAGAAGCCTCAGCTCATCAGTCCCCAGGGGGAGAGACTCTCACAAG TTCCTTTGTTGGAAAGAAGCTCGACTGCTCTCAGGAGTTTGGGACCCCCGACCAGACTTACGCCCTCCAGCTTGTCTCTGATGAGGCTCTTGGGAGCTGTCCAGAAAG GCTGGGTCAGGTGCAGCACCACCGTGAGGAGTGGAGTTGGGGGCGTCACCATGCTCTTCACGGGGTACTTCGTCCTCTGGTGCAGCTGGAGTTTCAGGCATCTGA AGCTGCAGCGCTGGCGTAAGTAG
- the CE1H17orf80 gene encoding uncharacterized protein C17orf80 homolog isoform X2, with protein sequence MEVCPYCKKPFKRLKSHLPHCKMIRPTLPADHKACQSKLATRPHATSRKRPITDLNNTKERELETRSEKRNTKLIKDKPERTVKSFPLPAVGLERASNTKADEYLKNRVRCSLKMLKDTEPKVAFQGETKAQFYASENTTPNKELPKDLPPSGESRIKLSETKASLPLGPVEASSSNQDRKPSALPSDVQTTSPDLRLDKTDPPRQKLLVKLVGTANGDYRSSPMNLHHGIERVRTSLSSNETESKARDHLSEVSSDVRDPEIQEKRMESQFLNFKVSPLGEIHVRENQGEGLDLGVEARGSTGNAEESVSVTDMQERAKNFSGGDSATEKKCRDEGPDLNSFTARETTCGELLSVSQSYNQNLASLAVRFFQEEKAAACSPHRVPDVKVFTERSERAPLPHGPGCGPQASRPGCQQPSHSVLLHASDSPFSQVGVAGRKGLSSSLGLEWFPELYPGYLGLGVLPGKPQYWNAVAQKPQLISPQGERLSQGWVRCSTTVRSGVGGVTMLFTGYFVLWCSWSFRHLKLQRWRK encoded by the exons ATGGAAGTGTGTCCTTACTGTAAGAAGCCATTTAAACGATTAAAATCCCACTTGCCACACTGTAAGATGATAAGGCCGACTCTACCTGCTGATCACAAAGCTTGTCAGTCCAAGCTAGCTACACGCCCACATGCCACAAGCAGGAAAAGACCAATCACAGATTTAAATAACACTAAAGAGAGAGAATTAGAGACCAggagtgaaaaaagaaataccaagttGATAAAGGACAAACCAGAACGGACAGTGAAGTCTTTTCCACTACCGGCCGTTGGTTTAGAAAGAGCAAGTAACACAAAGGCAGATGAATACCTCAAGAATCGAGTTCGGTGCTCCCTCAAAATGCTAAAAGATACTGAACCAAAGGTTGCTTTCCAGggagaaaccaaggctcagtTTTATGCATCAGAAAATACCACTCCTAACAAAGAACTTCCCAAAGATTTGCCTCCATCGGGGGAGAGTAGAATTAAGCTTTCAGAAACCAAAGCATCTTTACCTCTTGGCCCAGTAGAAGCTTCTTCATCAAATCAAGATAGAAAACCTTCAGCCTTACCCAGTGACGTACAGACCACTTCTCCTGATTTAAGATTGGACAAAACTGATCCCCCAAGACAGAAACTTCTAGTAAAGTTAGTAGGTACAGCTAATGGTGATTATCGTAGTTCTCCCATGAATCTCCATCATGGGATTGAAAGAGTAAGAACGTCCTTGTCAAGCAATGAGACAGAGTCCAAGGCCAGGGACCACCTCTCAGAAGTCTCTAGTGATGTTAGAGACCCTGAGAttcaagaaaagagaatggaatcacaatttttaaattttaaagttagcCCGTTAGGTGAAATCCACGTCAGGGAGAACCAAGGGGAAGGACTTGACCTTGGAGTAGAGGCACGTGGGAGCACCGGAAATGCAGAGGAAAGTGTATCTGTGACAGACATGCAGGAACGGGCAAAGAACTTCAGTGGTGGTGATTCGGCCACAGAGAAGAAATGTCGAGACGAAGGTCCCGACTTAAATTCGTTCACTGCAAGGGAGACGACTTGCGGTGAGCTACTTTCTGTATCACAGTCGTATAATCAAAATCTGGCCTCTCTGGCTGTCCGATTTtttcaggaagagaaagcagCAGCCTGCAGTCCTCACCGAGTCCCTGATGTGAAGGTGTTCACAGAGCGTAGTGAGCGAGCTCCTCTGCCGCACGGACCGGGCTGTGGGCCCCAGGCGTCACGACCTGGGTGCCAGCAGCCTTCACATTCAGTCCTGCTCCACGCCTCTGACAGCCCCTTCAGTCAGGTGGGCGTGGCTGGCAGGAAGGGCCTCTCAAGCTCCCTGGGCCTGGAGTGGTTTCCAGAGCTCTATCCTGGTTATCTTGGACTGGGGGTGTTGCCAGGGAAGCCCCAGTATTGGAATGCAGTGGCCCAGAAGCCTCAGCTCATCAGTCCCCAGGGGGAGAGACTCTCACAAG GCTGGGTCAGGTGCAGCACCACCGTGAGGAGTGGAGTTGGGGGCGTCACCATGCTCTTCACGGGGTACTTCGTCCTCTGGTGCAGCTGGAGTTTCAGGCATCTGA AGCTGCAGCGCTGGCGTAAGTAG